In the Desulfomicrobium apsheronum genome, one interval contains:
- the fdnG gene encoding formate dehydrogenase-N subunit alpha produces MKLGRREFVKLTAAATAVTAFGGLGFDLAPTKAHAQLLSLRKGKETTSVCCYCSVGCGLIVTTDEKTKRAINIEGDPDHPINEGALCAKGSAIYQLAENPQRITKVQYRAPGSDKWEEKSWDWAITEIAKRVKKVRDESFTLKNAKGEVVNRTEGLASVGSAAMDNEECWIYQAFLRSLGLTYIEHQARIUHSATVAALAESFGRGAMTNHWIDFKNSDCILIMGSNAAENHPICWKWVTRAQEAGATVIHVDPRYTRTSSKSDMYVPLRSGSDIGVLGGMIKYILDNDLTQKEYVLHYTNASFLVSKDFSFSDGLFSGFDEAGRKYDKKSWSFEMDENGVPKRDMTLKDPRCVYQILKKHYDRYDSKKVSAISGSPEDQLLAFYKAYTATGKPDKAGTILYAMGWTQHTVGVQNIRAMSIIQLLLGNMGVAGGGVNALRGESNVQGSTDQALLFHIIPGYMATPRANWATLEDYNKANTPASKDPKSVNWWQHKPKYMASLLKSFYKEADLPTAYNWMPKLDAGQNASWLVLFDKMLKGQFKGFFAWGMNPAASGADSNKTREALSKLDWMVNVNMFENETGSFWKGPGVDPKKIKTEVFFLPCAVSVEKEGSISNSGRWMQWRYAGPSPMGESKPDGDIIYELALKIRELYKKDKGAFPDPVLGLNVDDWGDGHVFDPHKVAKLINGYFLKDTTIKGADGKETVYKAGSQVPSFVMLQADGSTCSGNWIYTASYTDKGNMAERRDKTQTPEQAKIGLFPGWTWSWPVNRRIIYNRASVDLEGKPWAPQKPVLAWDGANKKWLIDVVDGGGDAGAKHPFIMQKHGVGQIYGPGLNDGPLPEYYEPLECPVTEHPFSTQLNSPTALMFAEDAHKRTTCDPRFPFVCTSYRVTEHWQTGVLTRWLPWLTEAQPQMFCEMSEELAELKGIKNGEKVILENPRGQLWAIAIVTKRLKPFDVMGNPVHVVGIPWHYGWVWPKDGGDAANLLTPAVGDPNTGIPETKAFMVNVKKA; encoded by the coding sequence ATGAAACTGGGAAGAAGAGAATTCGTCAAACTCACGGCCGCAGCTACAGCGGTCACGGCCTTTGGAGGCCTGGGGTTTGACCTGGCGCCCACCAAGGCCCACGCACAGCTCCTTAGCTTGCGCAAAGGCAAGGAAACCACCTCGGTCTGCTGTTACTGCTCGGTAGGCTGCGGACTCATCGTCACCACCGACGAGAAAACCAAACGCGCCATCAACATCGAAGGCGACCCGGATCATCCCATCAATGAAGGCGCTCTCTGCGCCAAAGGCTCGGCCATCTATCAGCTGGCCGAAAACCCCCAGCGCATCACCAAGGTCCAGTACCGGGCACCCGGCAGCGACAAATGGGAAGAGAAGAGCTGGGACTGGGCCATCACGGAAATCGCCAAGCGCGTCAAAAAAGTCCGTGACGAATCCTTTACCTTGAAGAACGCCAAGGGCGAAGTCGTCAACCGCACCGAAGGGCTGGCCTCCGTAGGCTCGGCAGCCATGGACAACGAGGAATGCTGGATCTACCAGGCCTTCCTGCGCAGTCTGGGGCTGACGTACATAGAGCACCAAGCACGTATTTGACACAGCGCAACTGTTGCGGCTCTGGCAGAGTCGTTCGGACGCGGCGCGATGACCAACCACTGGATCGACTTCAAGAACAGTGATTGCATTTTGATAATGGGCAGCAACGCTGCCGAAAACCACCCCATCTGTTGGAAATGGGTCACCAGGGCGCAGGAAGCAGGCGCGACGGTCATTCACGTCGACCCCCGCTACACCCGCACCTCCTCCAAATCCGACATGTACGTCCCCCTGCGTTCAGGCTCCGATATCGGCGTCCTGGGCGGCATGATCAAGTACATCCTGGACAATGACCTCACTCAGAAGGAATACGTTCTCCATTATACCAACGCTTCCTTCCTCGTTTCCAAGGATTTCAGCTTCAGTGACGGCCTGTTCTCCGGTTTCGACGAAGCCGGACGCAAGTACGACAAGAAGTCCTGGAGCTTCGAAATGGATGAGAACGGCGTGCCCAAGCGGGACATGACCCTGAAGGATCCCCGCTGCGTGTACCAGATCCTGAAGAAGCACTACGACCGTTACGACTCCAAGAAAGTTTCCGCCATCTCCGGTTCCCCCGAAGACCAGCTGCTGGCCTTCTACAAGGCCTACACGGCCACGGGCAAACCGGACAAGGCCGGCACCATCCTTTATGCCATGGGCTGGACCCAGCACACCGTCGGCGTGCAGAACATCCGCGCCATGAGCATCATCCAGCTGCTGCTGGGCAACATGGGCGTGGCTGGCGGCGGCGTGAACGCGCTGCGCGGCGAATCCAACGTCCAGGGCTCCACCGACCAGGCCCTGCTCTTCCACATCATCCCCGGTTACATGGCCACTCCGCGTGCCAACTGGGCGACCCTGGAAGACTACAACAAGGCCAACACCCCGGCCAGCAAGGACCCCAAGAGCGTCAACTGGTGGCAGCACAAACCCAAGTACATGGCCAGTCTGCTCAAGTCCTTTTACAAGGAAGCCGACCTGCCCACCGCCTACAACTGGATGCCCAAGCTCGACGCCGGCCAGAACGCTTCCTGGCTGGTGCTCTTCGACAAGATGCTCAAAGGTCAGTTCAAGGGCTTCTTCGCCTGGGGCATGAACCCCGCCGCCAGTGGCGCGGACTCCAACAAGACCCGCGAAGCCCTGTCCAAGCTGGACTGGATGGTCAACGTCAACATGTTCGAGAACGAGACCGGATCCTTCTGGAAGGGCCCGGGCGTCGATCCCAAGAAGATCAAGACCGAAGTCTTCTTCCTGCCCTGCGCCGTCTCGGTGGAAAAGGAAGGCTCCATCTCCAACTCCGGCCGCTGGATGCAGTGGCGCTATGCCGGTCCGAGCCCCATGGGCGAATCGAAGCCGGACGGTGACATCATCTATGAACTCGCGCTGAAGATCCGCGAGCTGTACAAAAAGGACAAGGGCGCGTTCCCGGATCCGGTCCTCGGCCTCAACGTCGACGACTGGGGTGATGGACACGTCTTCGATCCGCACAAGGTCGCAAAGCTCATCAACGGCTATTTCCTCAAAGACACGACCATCAAGGGCGCTGACGGCAAGGAAACAGTTTACAAGGCCGGAAGCCAGGTCCCAAGCTTCGTCATGCTTCAGGCAGACGGCTCTACCTGTTCGGGCAACTGGATCTACACCGCCTCCTACACCGACAAGGGCAACATGGCCGAACGCCGTGACAAGACCCAGACTCCGGAACAGGCGAAAATCGGCCTCTTCCCCGGCTGGACCTGGTCCTGGCCGGTCAACCGCCGCATCATCTACAACCGCGCTTCCGTGGACCTGGAAGGCAAGCCATGGGCACCCCAGAAGCCTGTCCTGGCATGGGACGGCGCGAACAAGAAATGGCTCATCGACGTTGTCGATGGCGGAGGAGACGCAGGCGCCAAGCATCCCTTCATCATGCAGAAGCATGGCGTGGGACAGATCTACGGTCCGGGCCTGAACGACGGTCCGCTGCCTGAATACTACGAACCGCTGGAATGCCCGGTCACCGAGCATCCCTTTTCCACGCAGCTCAACAGCCCGACGGCCCTCATGTTTGCCGAGGATGCTCACAAGCGCACCACCTGCGACCCGCGCTTCCCGTTCGTGTGCACGTCCTACCGCGTCACCGAACACTGGCAGACGGGCGTACTGACCCGCTGGCTGCCCTGGCTCACGGAAGCTCAGCCGCAGATGTTCTGCGAAATGAGCGAGGAACTGGCGGAACTCAAGGGGATCAAGAACGGCGAAAAGGTCATCCTGGAGAATCCGCGCGGACAGCTCTGGGCCATCGCCATCGTCACCAAGCGCTTGAAGCCTTTTGACGTCATGGGCAACCCTGTCCATGTCGTGGGTATTCCCTGGCACTACGGTTGGGTCTGGCCCAAGGATGGTGGGGATGCAGCCAACCTGCTGACTCCTGCTGTCGGCGATCCGAACACCGGCATCCCGGAAACCAAGGCCTTCATGGTCAACGTGAAGAAAGCGTAA
- a CDS encoding 4Fe-4S dicluster domain-containing protein, producing the protein MSGKSFFVDLTKCTACRGCQIACKQWNKLPAEQTRNHGSHQNPMDVSAITYKTVHMKEVADDKGFMAAWLFFPEQCRHCTEPPCKMTADAYDDTAILQDEVTGAITFTEKTKDLPDFDEIREACPYNIPRQDAATKVITKCTMCLDRVQNGLKPACVQACPTGTMNFGDRDEMLALAEKRLAEVQKKFPDAVLGDADSTRVIYLYQMDPQKFHDFAVASATTPGLMNRKAMFAKLFGSTSRSKA; encoded by the coding sequence ATGTCAGGAAAATCATTCTTCGTCGATCTGACCAAATGTACGGCCTGCCGCGGTTGTCAGATCGCATGCAAGCAGTGGAACAAACTCCCGGCCGAGCAGACCAGAAACCATGGGTCGCATCAGAACCCCATGGATGTTTCGGCCATCACCTACAAGACCGTGCACATGAAGGAAGTCGCCGACGACAAGGGCTTCATGGCCGCCTGGCTCTTCTTTCCCGAGCAGTGCCGCCATTGCACCGAACCGCCTTGCAAAATGACCGCCGACGCCTATGACGACACGGCCATTCTGCAGGACGAAGTCACCGGCGCCATCACCTTCACGGAAAAAACCAAGGATTTGCCTGATTTCGATGAAATCCGCGAAGCCTGCCCCTACAACATCCCGCGTCAGGACGCGGCCACCAAGGTCATTACCAAGTGCACCATGTGCCTTGATCGTGTGCAGAATGGCCTCAAACCCGCCTGCGTACAGGCTTGTCCGACCGGGACAATGAACTTCGGAGATCGAGACGAGATGTTGGCTCTGGCTGAAAAACGCCTGGCCGAGGTGCAGAAGAAATTCCCTGACGCGGTGTTGGGCGACGCCGATTCGACCAGGGTCATCTACCTCTACCAGATGGACCCGCAGAAGTTCCACGACTTCGCGGTTGCCTCAGCCACCACGCCTGGGCTCATGAACCGCAAGGCCATGTTCGCCAAGCTCTTCGGCTCGACTTCCAGAAGCAAGGCCTAG
- the map gene encoding type I methionyl aminopeptidase, which produces MAEEYWKRYRIKLKDKAAVDGIAKAGELVVRTLDMIGAHIAPGITTDALNTLVHDFTLEHGAVPASLGYRGFPKSTCVSVNDEICHGIPGPRELREGDIVNVDVTSIKDGWFADANRTFFVGKVSAEASRLVEVTAQCLARGIAAVRPGATLGDVGHAVQSHAEGSGYSVVRELVGHGVGHAFHEQPQVNHTGRPGLGVVLVPGMVFTIEPMINQGGLAINRLDDGWTVVTADGSLSAQFEQTLLVTEKGVRSLTPYPL; this is translated from the coding sequence GTGGCGGAAGAATATTGGAAGAGGTATCGCATCAAACTGAAGGACAAGGCGGCCGTGGACGGCATCGCCAAGGCCGGAGAACTCGTGGTGCGCACGCTGGACATGATCGGGGCCCATATTGCTCCGGGTATCACGACCGACGCCCTCAACACCCTGGTCCATGACTTCACTCTGGAACATGGGGCCGTGCCCGCTTCCCTGGGTTACAGGGGATTTCCCAAGAGCACTTGCGTATCGGTCAACGACGAGATCTGTCACGGCATCCCCGGGCCGCGCGAACTGCGCGAGGGGGATATCGTCAATGTCGATGTGACCAGCATCAAGGACGGCTGGTTCGCCGACGCCAACCGCACGTTTTTCGTCGGCAAGGTGTCCGCCGAGGCCTCAAGGCTGGTGGAGGTGACGGCCCAGTGCCTGGCCCGGGGCATCGCGGCCGTCCGTCCGGGTGCGACGCTCGGGGATGTGGGGCACGCCGTCCAGAGCCATGCGGAAGGTTCGGGGTATTCCGTGGTACGTGAACTGGTCGGGCACGGCGTGGGGCATGCTTTTCATGAACAGCCACAGGTCAATCATACCGGACGTCCCGGCCTTGGTGTCGTGCTCGTTCCGGGCATGGTCTTCACCATTGAGCCCATGATCAACCAGGGCGGTCTGGCCATAAACAGGCTCGATGACGGTTGGACCGTGGTCACGGCCGACGGGTCCCTTTCGGCCCAGTTCGAGCAGACCCTGCTGGTTACCGAGAAAGGGGTGCGCAGTTTGACGCCGTATCCGCTCTGA
- a CDS encoding heavy-metal-associated domain-containing protein, whose amino-acid sequence MPVIKISGMSCAHCTGSVTKILQTTPGISNISVTLDPGQASFDADPEVNLDQVKDASARSALTHRTRACFQPCAS is encoded by the coding sequence ATGCCAGTTATCAAAATCTCAGGAATGTCCTGCGCCCACTGCACGGGTTCCGTGACCAAAATTTTACAGACAACGCCCGGCATCTCCAACATTTCCGTGACCCTTGACCCCGGTCAGGCCAGCTTCGACGCCGACCCAGAGGTCAATCTCGATCAGGTCAAGGACGCCTCCGCAAGATCGGCTTTGACCCACAGGACTAGGGCATGTTTCCAACCTTGCGCAAGCTGA
- a CDS encoding DUF3592 domain-containing protein, translating into MFPTLRKLILLVLGIPFVILGTRFLLDAGQSALIHFAAESWKPITVEVLSVEHFSGADQALGNQTVVHYQYEFEGQALEGQFSCIGDECPQTDLHLSLRAAQDEKRPVSALVNPDDPAQSLLYRHLYMPLFLLKAGVGLFCFLTGSVSVIFGVYLLSGAGAAKGGK; encoded by the coding sequence ATGTTTCCAACCTTGCGCAAGCTGATCCTGCTCGTTCTGGGCATCCCGTTCGTGATCCTCGGCACCCGCTTCCTCCTGGACGCGGGTCAAAGCGCCCTGATCCATTTCGCCGCCGAGTCCTGGAAACCGATCACGGTCGAGGTCCTTTCCGTGGAGCATTTCTCGGGCGCGGACCAGGCGCTGGGAAACCAGACTGTGGTCCATTACCAGTACGAATTCGAAGGCCAGGCCCTTGAGGGGCAATTTTCGTGCATCGGCGACGAATGTCCGCAAACGGATCTGCATCTGTCCCTGCGCGCGGCCCAGGACGAAAAACGCCCCGTTTCGGCCCTGGTCAATCCGGACGACCCCGCGCAGTCCCTGCTCTACCGACACCTTTACATGCCCCTCTTCCTGCTCAAGGCAGGGGTCGGACTTTTCTGCTTCCTGACCGGCAGCGTGTCCGTCATCTTCGGCGTCTATCTGCTGAGCGGCGCAGGCGCCGCCAAGGGAGGCAAATGA
- a CDS encoding putative quinol monooxygenase, translated as MIHVVAHVTLKRKTAPLFLREFRDLAVLVRQEPGCVDYFPAQDVDMALENQHLGPDSVTVLEKWASRKALESHLRSGHMRGFQERIKDIVLDTRLIIVEEV; from the coding sequence ATGATCCACGTCGTGGCGCACGTCACCCTCAAACGCAAAACGGCTCCGCTCTTTCTGCGCGAATTCCGCGATCTGGCCGTCCTGGTCCGCCAGGAACCGGGTTGCGTGGACTATTTTCCGGCCCAGGATGTCGACATGGCCCTTGAAAACCAGCATCTTGGCCCGGATTCGGTCACGGTGCTTGAAAAATGGGCCAGCCGCAAAGCTCTTGAGAGCCACCTGCGCTCCGGCCACATGCGCGGGTTTCAGGAGAGAATAAAAGACATCGTACTCGACACGCGACTGATCATCGTCGAAGAGGTCTAG
- a CDS encoding precorrin-8X methylmutase, which produces MYVSVPPMEIESRSLAIIDAEVPEPRPFAGDQWAVARRMIHTTADFDLLSHIRFHPAAIQAGKDALLAGADIVTDTRMALSGIPVRRLEPLGCTVRCLIDDPAVAKRAKSEGVTRAWAAVDEVMAHGGADIFVIGNAPTALYRLLDWMERGARPPKLIVGMPVGFVNAAESKELLLAQDAIPYITIVGRKGGSSLAACVINALLKLAREPRGS; this is translated from the coding sequence ATGTATGTTTCCGTCCCCCCCATGGAGATCGAATCCCGCTCCCTGGCCATTATCGACGCAGAGGTCCCCGAACCCCGGCCCTTCGCAGGGGACCAGTGGGCTGTCGCCCGCCGCATGATTCACACCACCGCTGATTTCGATCTGCTCTCGCACATCCGCTTTCATCCCGCCGCCATCCAGGCAGGTAAGGACGCGCTTTTGGCCGGAGCCGACATCGTGACCGACACCCGCATGGCATTGTCCGGCATTCCGGTCCGCAGGCTTGAGCCTCTCGGATGCACGGTGCGTTGCCTGATCGATGATCCGGCGGTGGCCAAGCGCGCCAAAAGCGAAGGCGTCACCCGGGCCTGGGCCGCCGTGGACGAGGTTATGGCTCATGGAGGGGCGGACATTTTCGTCATCGGCAATGCGCCGACTGCCCTGTATCGCCTCCTGGACTGGATGGAGCGCGGCGCCCGTCCGCCAAAGCTCATCGTGGGCATGCCGGTCGGGTTTGTGAACGCGGCGGAATCCAAGGAGTTGCTCCTGGCCCAGGACGCCATCCCCTACATCACCATCGTCGGTCGCAAGGGCGGCTCAAGCCTCGCCGCCTGCGTGATCAACGCCCTGCTCAAGCTGGCGCGGGAGCCTCGCGGTTCCTGA
- a CDS encoding AMIN domain-containing protein produces the protein MTRSIRFFYLLLWILFASCPLGHLHAEEHSVRVHRVVEGDSVRQLLLKYGCVTSMGEYAKVRDVFTKLNPGIFHSALLTPGADVSVPVFEENSGKGCLLFEEQRIVRVEFESMGSAERVRVYLDGPVLPDVFTLKTALPVRVVCDFDGALPKPGLIREIPCDGRMVRKIRVGHEDKPFKRARIVLDVVEPLIGRIEQEFFEQESLFMITVFEDSPK, from the coding sequence ATGACAAGATCAATCCGTTTTTTCTATCTGTTGTTATGGATTCTTTTCGCATCCTGCCCACTGGGGCATCTTCATGCCGAAGAGCATTCGGTGCGTGTGCATCGTGTCGTCGAGGGGGACAGCGTCCGCCAGCTTTTGCTGAAGTACGGCTGCGTGACCTCCATGGGCGAGTACGCCAAGGTCCGGGATGTTTTCACCAAGCTCAACCCCGGGATTTTTCATTCAGCGCTTCTGACTCCCGGTGCGGATGTCTCCGTGCCCGTGTTCGAGGAAAATTCCGGCAAGGGCTGCCTCCTTTTCGAGGAACAGCGCATAGTGCGCGTCGAATTTGAATCCATGGGCTCCGCCGAGCGGGTGCGCGTTTATCTGGACGGTCCGGTGTTGCCCGACGTGTTTACGCTGAAGACCGCGCTTCCGGTGCGGGTGGTGTGTGATTTCGACGGCGCGCTGCCAAAGCCTGGCCTGATCAGGGAAATCCCCTGTGATGGGCGCATGGTGCGCAAGATCAGAGTCGGTCACGAGGACAAGCCCTTCAAGCGCGCCAGAATCGTGCTTGATGTCGTGGAACCTCTGATCGGTCGCATCGAGCAGGAATTTTTCGAGCAGGAAAGCCTTTTCATGATCACGGTCTTTGAAGACTCCCCCAAATGA
- a CDS encoding hybrid sensor histidine kinase/response regulator, giving the protein MSIRNNSSAQDPESERGACRQELRELKDRLQEQSLARDPLHEDAAKLTQLVAELDKAKRQAESASRMKSQFLANFSHEIRTPMNAIIGMTDVVLGTKVTPEQHRALTIVKNASESLLNLINGVLDLSKIEAGQFALEIRPFDLRAEVERTVSTLGLTAAEKGLELICRLPPDMPREMRGDPIRLRQVLMNLLGNALKFTPSGHVCCSCAVEPDQTGDCVVRFRIEDTGIGIPEDKQAGIFEDFTQVDSSSTRVYGGTGLGLSISRKLVQLMGGDISVHSIPGQGSTFEFHTLMSRPSAPDTANAGIFDHAATVLVVANNPLIRAHIVELLAFWGLDAETTDCMECMGLDGKSVDLAIMDTDFGDFACMELTLSGGTLHDVPSIVLTQMGDKSIAAGEGQIRAVLTKPLLQDELLRVLAQVFGLRLHLPDNQPTERSLPRLRPLEILLVDDVATNRELAGLLLGKMGHSVHEASDGLDVLTMISRHAYDLIFMDLQMPVMDGFTATGIIRACEQGLPAPTDMDNSFLVRAVREKVQGTHTPIVAMTAHALLEDKERCLGIGMDGYLTKPLRLDEVHAVLSGFSDILDPSPAHSSQAPEGEPEIPSRPAPQAEPEILPESFPVSEPQPSPRPTKDYIARMLDSLNAQYELDREEAMPLIQSLAETLTAHDQKLRACLEAAGPDKLMHHAHGIKGLLMNMGLTEEGLTAKKLENSARAGSAPEDLRRETETLLLTTENILAELRIALGDENI; this is encoded by the coding sequence ATGAGCATCCGCAACAATTCCAGCGCACAGGATCCCGAATCCGAACGTGGCGCGTGCAGGCAAGAGCTTCGTGAACTCAAAGACCGCCTCCAGGAGCAAAGCCTCGCCCGGGACCCGCTGCACGAAGACGCGGCAAAGCTGACGCAACTGGTCGCGGAACTGGACAAGGCCAAGCGGCAGGCCGAATCCGCAAGTCGCATGAAGTCCCAGTTTCTGGCCAATTTCAGCCATGAAATCCGCACCCCAATGAACGCCATCATCGGCATGACGGACGTCGTGCTGGGCACGAAGGTCACTCCCGAACAGCACCGCGCCCTGACCATCGTCAAGAACGCCTCCGAGTCGCTGCTCAATCTCATAAACGGTGTCCTTGATCTCTCCAAGATCGAGGCCGGGCAGTTCGCGCTGGAAATACGCCCCTTCGATCTGCGCGCCGAGGTCGAAAGAACCGTCAGCACGCTTGGGCTCACGGCCGCCGAGAAGGGCCTGGAACTGATCTGCCGCCTGCCCCCGGACATGCCACGCGAAATGCGCGGCGACCCCATCCGCCTGCGCCAGGTGCTCATGAACCTGCTCGGCAATGCGCTCAAGTTCACCCCCTCGGGCCATGTCTGCTGCTCCTGCGCGGTGGAACCGGACCAGACAGGCGACTGCGTGGTCCGGTTCAGGATCGAGGATACCGGCATCGGCATCCCCGAGGACAAGCAGGCCGGAATCTTCGAGGATTTCACCCAGGTGGACAGCTCCTCCACCCGCGTCTACGGCGGAACCGGCCTTGGGCTGTCCATCTCGCGCAAGCTGGTCCAGCTCATGGGCGGCGACATCTCGGTGCACAGCATCCCCGGGCAGGGCAGCACCTTCGAATTTCATACCCTCATGAGCCGGCCCAGCGCCCCGGACACGGCAAACGCAGGAATCTTCGATCACGCGGCCACTGTCCTGGTCGTGGCCAACAATCCGCTGATCCGAGCCCATATCGTGGAACTGCTCGCCTTCTGGGGGCTTGATGCCGAAACCACCGACTGCATGGAGTGCATGGGCCTTGACGGAAAAAGCGTGGACCTTGCGATCATGGACACGGACTTCGGCGACTTCGCCTGCATGGAACTCACGCTCTCGGGCGGAACCCTGCATGATGTCCCGAGCATCGTACTGACTCAGATGGGCGACAAATCGATCGCGGCCGGCGAGGGACAGATACGCGCCGTGCTGACCAAACCCCTGCTCCAGGACGAATTGCTGCGCGTCCTGGCCCAGGTTTTCGGACTGCGCCTGCACCTGCCGGACAATCAGCCCACGGAGCGCAGCCTGCCCCGACTGCGCCCGCTCGAAATCCTGCTGGTCGACGACGTGGCCACCAACAGGGAACTGGCCGGACTGCTGCTGGGCAAGATGGGGCACTCGGTGCACGAGGCGAGCGACGGCCTGGACGTGCTGACCATGATCAGCAGGCACGCCTACGACCTCATCTTCATGGACCTGCAGATGCCGGTCATGGACGGGTTCACGGCAACGGGCATCATCCGCGCCTGCGAACAGGGACTGCCAGCCCCCACGGACATGGACAACAGCTTTCTGGTCCGGGCCGTGCGCGAAAAGGTTCAGGGCACCCATACTCCCATCGTGGCCATGACCGCTCACGCCCTGCTCGAAGACAAGGAGCGCTGCCTGGGCATCGGCATGGACGGCTATCTGACCAAACCATTGCGGCTGGACGAGGTGCACGCGGTGCTCAGCGGATTCAGCGATATCCTGGACCCTTCACCGGCGCATTCCTCGCAGGCGCCGGAAGGCGAGCCGGAAATACCGTCCCGACCAGCGCCCCAGGCCGAGCCCGAAATTTTGCCCGAATCTTTCCCGGTATCCGAGCCGCAGCCATCGCCCCGGCCCACCAAAGACTATATCGCGCGCATGCTGGACTCCCTGAACGCCCAGTACGAACTCGATCGCGAAGAGGCCATGCCGTTGATCCAGAGCCTGGCCGAGACGCTGACCGCTCACGATCAGAAGTTGCGAGCTTGCCTGGAGGCAGCCGGGCCGGACAAGCTCATGCACCATGCCCACGGCATCAAGGGCCTGCTGATGAACATGGGCCTGACCGAGGAAGGTCTGACGGCAAAAAAACTGGAGAATTCGGCCCGCGCGGGCTCCGCACCCGAAGACCTGCGCCGGGAGACCGAGACCCTGCTGCTGACGACCGAAAACATTCTTGCGGAACTCCGCATCGCCCTTGGCGACGAAAACATCTGA
- a CDS encoding metal-dependent hydrolase, whose product MMNTLTWHGHSAFAITSQNLSILIDPWFDGNPSAKATAESISADLVLVTHDHGDHVGQALEICQRTGATLGCIVELAAKLKSQGLPDSQILNGIGFNIGGTVTHQDIAVTMVQATHSCESGVPTGFIIRLPDGYTIYHSGDTGIFSTMAMWGKLYKIDLALLPIGGVFTMDATQAAYATMMLRCKKVIPMHWGTFPALAQNVDAFRKELDKLDLGDALMQVEVGVPVGLVE is encoded by the coding sequence ATCATGAACACCCTGACCTGGCACGGCCACTCGGCTTTTGCCATCACCAGCCAAAATCTCTCGATTCTGATCGACCCCTGGTTCGACGGCAATCCGTCGGCCAAGGCCACGGCCGAAAGCATTAGCGCCGACCTTGTCCTGGTCACCCACGACCACGGCGACCATGTGGGACAGGCCCTTGAAATCTGCCAGCGCACCGGAGCCACGCTGGGCTGCATCGTGGAGCTTGCCGCCAAGCTCAAAAGCCAGGGCCTGCCGGACAGCCAGATCCTGAACGGCATCGGTTTCAACATCGGCGGCACCGTGACCCACCAGGACATTGCGGTGACCATGGTCCAGGCCACTCACTCCTGCGAGTCGGGCGTGCCGACGGGATTCATCATCCGCCTGCCGGACGGCTACACCATCTACCATTCCGGCGACACGGGCATTTTTTCGACCATGGCCATGTGGGGCAAGCTGTACAAGATCGACCTGGCCCTGCTGCCCATCGGCGGTGTCTTCACCATGGACGCGACCCAGGCGGCCTATGCGACCATGATGCTCAGATGCAAGAAGGTCATCCCCATGCACTGGGGCACATTCCCGGCCCTGGCCCAGAACGTTGACGCATTCAGGAAGGAGCTGGACAAACTGGATCTGGGCGACGCCCTGATGCAGGTCGAAGTGGGAGTGCCGGTCGGACTGGTGGAGTGA